Proteins from a single region of Rhodovibrio salinarum DSM 9154:
- a CDS encoding type II toxin-antitoxin system RelE/ParE family toxin: MRVIWSRKARRDLEAIQSFIGADNPEAADRVENAVVEITRRLASYPRLGHLQDGGFREIIEPRYRYIVRYDVFSDDATAGRVHILSIWHPKQTR; the protein is encoded by the coding sequence ATGCGGGTCATCTGGTCACGGAAGGCGCGTCGCGATCTTGAGGCGATCCAAAGCTTCATCGGCGCCGATAATCCGGAAGCTGCGGACAGAGTCGAAAACGCTGTCGTGGAAATAACCCGCCGCCTAGCCTCCTACCCGCGCCTTGGCCATCTCCAAGACGGCGGTTTCCGGGAAATCATTGAACCGCGCTATCGCTACATAGTGCGCTATGACGTGTTCTCCGACGACGCGACGGCCGGGCGTGTCCATATCCTCTCCATCTGGCATCCCAAACAAACGCGGTAG
- the tsaD gene encoding tRNA (adenosine(37)-N6)-threonylcarbamoyltransferase complex transferase subunit TsaD, whose amino-acid sequence MIVLAVETSCDETAAAVVVRDGEGRGRVLSNVVLSQLEEHRPFGGVVPEIAARSHLDHLDSLVQRALDDAEVGLDSLDGIAATGGPGLIGGVFVGTMTAKAIAAARGLPFLAVNHLEGHALTARLTEGLAFPYLLLLVSGGHCQLVEVAGVGRYRRLGGTVDDAVGEAFDKTAKLLDLGYPGGPAVEQAARAGDPQAIKLPRPMAGKPGCDFSFSGLKTAVRQARQQMAAFDAQAAADLAASFQAAVADVLADRCRHALTQFEADTGQPGPLVVAGGVAANQVLRARLHNLAAERGTRLVAPPLALCTDNAAMIGWAGLERLALGLSDPLDFAPRPRWPLESLTGA is encoded by the coding sequence ATGATCGTACTGGCCGTGGAAACCTCCTGCGACGAAACAGCCGCCGCCGTCGTCGTCCGTGACGGCGAGGGCCGGGGGCGTGTGCTGAGCAACGTCGTGCTGTCCCAACTTGAGGAACACCGCCCGTTCGGCGGCGTGGTGCCGGAGATCGCCGCGCGCAGCCATCTGGACCATCTGGACAGCCTGGTGCAGCGCGCGCTCGACGACGCGGAGGTCGGCCTTGACTCGCTGGACGGCATCGCTGCCACCGGCGGGCCGGGGCTGATCGGGGGGGTGTTCGTCGGCACGATGACCGCCAAGGCGATCGCGGCAGCACGCGGCCTGCCGTTCCTGGCGGTCAACCATCTGGAAGGCCACGCCCTGACCGCCCGCCTGACCGAAGGTTTGGCGTTCCCCTATCTGCTGCTGCTGGTATCCGGCGGGCACTGCCAACTGGTCGAGGTGGCGGGGGTCGGCCGCTACCGCCGGCTGGGCGGCACGGTCGACGACGCCGTGGGGGAAGCGTTCGACAAGACGGCCAAGCTGCTCGACCTCGGCTACCCCGGTGGGCCGGCGGTGGAACAGGCGGCCCGCGCCGGCGATCCACAGGCCATCAAACTGCCGCGACCAATGGCGGGTAAACCCGGCTGCGACTTCTCCTTCTCCGGTCTGAAGACAGCCGTGCGCCAGGCGCGCCAGCAGATGGCCGCGTTCGACGCCCAAGCCGCCGCCGACCTCGCCGCCAGCTTCCAGGCCGCAGTCGCGGACGTGCTCGCCGACCGCTGCCGGCACGCGCTGACGCAGTTCGAGGCCGACACCGGCCAGCCAGGGCCGCTGGTGGTCGCTGGCGGAGTCGCCGCCAACCAAGTACTGCGCGCCCGCCTGCACAACCTCGCAGCCGAGCGCGGCACCCGCCTGGTCGCCCCGCCGCTCGCGCTGTGCACCGACAACGCCGCGATGATCGGCTGGGCGGGCCTGGAACGTCTGGCGCTCGGCCTGAGCGACCCACTCGACTTCGCCCCCCGCCCCCGCTGGCCCCTGGAGTCGCTGACGGGCGCTTGA
- the hemC gene encoding hydroxymethylbilane synthase, which produces MAHAHRPLRLGTRGSKLALAQAYETKAKLEAAHPELAAEGRIEVVEVKTTGDIEQKRRLAEIGGKGLFTKELEDALHDGRVDVAVHSMKDVPTWLPEGLEITTILPREDPRDAWFCDKAASIAELPKGATVGTSSLRRQAQVMALRPDLSVVNFRGNLQTRLQKLREGQVDATMLALAGLRRMGIAEDATAVLSTDELLPAVAQGAIGLEIRADDDWARTLISAIDHAPSRLRVVTERACLEELEGSCRTPIGVLCDYTDDAQQQIRLRALLAEPDGSKAWRAERAGPVSEADALARDAGRELRATAGEEFFQRHADLF; this is translated from the coding sequence ATGGCACACGCGCACCGACCCCTGCGCCTGGGCACCCGCGGCAGTAAGCTCGCGCTCGCCCAGGCTTATGAAACCAAAGCGAAACTGGAAGCCGCGCACCCGGAGCTGGCCGCGGAAGGACGCATCGAGGTCGTCGAGGTCAAGACCACCGGCGACATCGAGCAGAAGCGTCGCTTGGCCGAGATCGGCGGCAAGGGGCTGTTCACCAAGGAGTTGGAGGACGCCCTGCATGACGGCCGGGTCGACGTCGCGGTGCATTCGATGAAGGACGTGCCGACCTGGCTGCCGGAGGGGTTGGAGATCACCACCATTCTGCCGCGCGAGGACCCGCGCGATGCTTGGTTCTGCGACAAGGCGGCGAGTATTGCCGAGCTGCCGAAGGGCGCCACGGTCGGCACCTCCAGTTTGCGCCGGCAGGCTCAGGTGATGGCACTGCGCCCGGATCTCTCGGTGGTCAATTTCCGCGGCAACCTGCAGACCCGCTTGCAGAAGCTGCGCGAGGGCCAGGTTGACGCGACCATGCTGGCATTGGCCGGTCTGCGCCGTATGGGCATCGCGGAAGACGCCACCGCCGTGCTGTCCACCGACGAATTGTTGCCGGCGGTGGCGCAAGGCGCAATCGGCCTGGAGATCCGCGCGGACGATGACTGGGCGCGCACGCTGATCTCAGCGATCGATCATGCGCCATCGCGCTTGCGTGTGGTGACCGAGCGGGCCTGCCTGGAGGAACTGGAGGGCTCCTGCCGGACGCCGATCGGCGTGCTGTGCGACTACACCGACGACGCCCAGCAGCAGATTCGTCTGCGTGCGCTTCTGGCGGAGCCGGATGGTTCCAAAGCCTGGCGGGCCGAGCGCGCTGGCCCGGTGTCGGAGGCCGACGCCCTAGCGCGCGATGCCGGTCGAGAGCTGCGCGCCACGGCCGGCGAGGAGTTCTTCCAGCGCCACGCGGACCTGTTCTAA